The Flavobacterium marginilacus genome window below encodes:
- a CDS encoding head GIN domain-containing protein — translation MLKIITLITKFIVITLIALFFGSCNQISELRSIKGSGHVTTEKRPVTGDFKNVEVSNALDLVIEQSDKTEITVEADDNLQKEITTKIENGVLIISCKIGSFVNVSSKRITVKMPVIEGLEASSASTINANSTLKGNSLSLTSSSAGSISATVEYETVQLTSSSASNQNINGKAIHLETSSSSGSVLNAGELLANEVSASASSGSSITVSPIVNLKAEASSGGSIAYKRTPKSIQKEENSGGSVHEE, via the coding sequence ATGCTAAAAATCATCACATTAATTACCAAATTTATTGTTATTACATTAATAGCATTATTTTTTGGATCTTGCAATCAGATAAGCGAACTGCGGTCTATAAAAGGAAGCGGTCATGTTACCACCGAAAAAAGACCTGTGACAGGAGATTTCAAAAATGTAGAAGTAAGCAATGCTTTGGATCTAGTTATTGAACAATCGGACAAAACAGAAATAACTGTCGAAGCCGATGATAATCTACAAAAAGAAATTACGACAAAAATAGAAAATGGAGTATTAATCATTTCCTGTAAAATTGGCAGCTTTGTAAATGTCTCTTCCAAAAGAATAACTGTAAAAATGCCAGTTATAGAAGGACTTGAAGCTTCATCAGCTTCAACAATAAATGCCAACAGCACATTAAAAGGAAACAGTTTAAGTCTGACCTCATCGAGTGCAGGATCCATTAGTGCAACTGTAGAATATGAAACTGTTCAATTAACAAGCAGCAGTGCCAGCAATCAAAACATTAATGGAAAAGCAATCCATCTGGAAACATCTTCTTCCAGCGGTTCAGTTCTAAATGCTGGTGAGTTACTGGCAAATGAAGTGAGTGCCAGTGCTTCGAGCGGTTCATCAATAACAGTTTCGCCAATTGTAAATTTAAAAGCAGAAGCATCAAGCGGCGGAAGCATCGCTTACAAGAGAACTCCAAAATCGATTCAAAAAGAAGAAAACTCAGGAGGAAGCGTACATGAGGAATAA
- a CDS encoding MarR family winged helix-turn-helix transcriptional regulator: protein MNYNLLKDVVGLVQEFEEASISSNLYTDDLKGFKDWICRRCENDIKNQEPYWEGKENGRSPESVINTLIVHMNRYAKSYSKSAIYGSEFSTQEDFIYLINLKAFGSMSKMELIKKNIQDKPTGMKVIDRLIQKDWVDQVDSEFDKRSKVITITDNGRMALEKQMDKIRQATNVVTGDLSSIEKLQLISLLQKLDHFHKPLYHNNSDSSQLLNIAYDAYLKAI from the coding sequence ATGAATTATAATTTACTCAAGGATGTTGTAGGGCTGGTACAGGAGTTTGAAGAGGCAAGTATTTCCAGTAATCTATATACTGATGACCTAAAAGGGTTTAAGGATTGGATTTGTCGAAGATGCGAAAATGATATAAAGAACCAGGAACCATACTGGGAAGGAAAAGAAAACGGAAGAAGTCCGGAAAGTGTCATCAATACCTTGATTGTGCATATGAACAGGTATGCAAAATCATATTCCAAGTCAGCGATTTATGGTTCTGAATTTTCGACTCAAGAAGATTTCATTTATCTAATTAATCTAAAAGCTTTTGGTTCGATGTCGAAAATGGAATTGATTAAAAAGAATATTCAAGACAAACCCACAGGCATGAAAGTGATAGACCGATTGATTCAGAAAGACTGGGTTGATCAGGTTGATTCTGAATTTGATAAAAGAAGTAAAGTGATAACCATTACAGATAATGGCAGGATGGCTTTGGAAAAGCAAATGGATAAAATCAGGCAGGCTACTAATGTTGTAACTGGAGATCTGAGCAGTATTGAAAAGCTGCAGTTAATTAGTCTGCTCCAAAAATTGGATCATTTTCATAAGCCTTTGTATCATAATAATTCGGATTCCTCCCAGCTATTGAATATCGCATACGATGCCTATTTAAAAGCAATTTAG
- a CDS encoding GIN domain-containing protein yields the protein MKYSHLVVFFLLTTTLAIGQNKEKIKGSKTVIEKPKEISEFTALEIEDNLTVFLEKGAKNEIKIEADDNLQDVISFDIKEKTLRIYTTKEISTFKKLSLRIKYTNDLKSVTAKNVSIINALEAVQLDDITFKSLDFAKLYLNVNSKIFGLISDDKSKVELNLKAEKSKIQLSKTAQLKALINSTDLALDMYQKTTAIIEGESTNAILRQDNNSVFTGVNFTVHNADITTEASAVSNLRADTSLIVDANGSSRIYLLGTPRIEVRKFLGEAQLIKKAK from the coding sequence ATGAAATATTCACATCTTGTTGTTTTTTTTCTATTGACAACAACTCTGGCTATTGGTCAAAATAAAGAAAAAATAAAAGGTTCTAAAACAGTCATTGAAAAACCAAAAGAAATTAGCGAATTTACCGCTTTGGAAATTGAAGACAACCTTACTGTTTTCTTGGAAAAGGGAGCCAAAAACGAAATAAAGATTGAAGCAGATGACAATCTTCAAGATGTCATTTCATTTGACATCAAGGAAAAAACACTTCGCATTTATACAACCAAAGAAATCAGCACTTTTAAAAAACTTTCATTAAGAATTAAATACACCAATGATTTAAAATCGGTGACCGCTAAAAATGTTTCTATTATAAATGCGCTTGAAGCAGTTCAGCTTGATGATATTACTTTTAAATCATTAGATTTTGCCAAATTATATTTAAATGTAAATTCTAAAATCTTCGGTTTGATTTCTGACGATAAATCAAAAGTCGAACTGAATTTAAAGGCGGAAAAATCCAAGATTCAATTGAGCAAAACGGCTCAGCTTAAAGCATTAATTAACTCGACTGATCTTGCATTAGATATGTATCAAAAAACGACAGCCATAATTGAGGGAGAAAGTACCAATGCAATTTTGCGTCAAGACAATAACAGCGTATTTACTGGAGTTAATTTTACAGTTCACAACGCTGATATTACTACGGAAGCTTCGGCAGTGAGTAATTTAAGAGCAGATACAAGTCTTATAGTTGATGCAAATGGTTCATCCAGAATATATTTATTGGGTACACCAAGAATTGAAGTGCGCAAGTTTTTAGGCGAAGCCCAATTAATTAAAAAAGCGAAATAA
- the trxB gene encoding thioredoxin-disulfide reductase, whose product MSDTIEKIKCLIIGSGPAGYTAAIYAARANMNPVLYQGMQPGGQLTTTNEVENFPGYVDGVTGPEMMVQLQQQAQRFGADIRDGWATKVEFNAGGVHKVWINDKIELHCETVIISTGASAKYLGLDSEQHYLKMGGGVSACAVCDGFFYRNQEVVIVGAGDSACEEAHYLSKLCSKVTMLVRSDKFRASKIMEERVRKTENISILMNHDTVEILGDGNVVTGVKAKNKTTGDIFDIPATGFFAAIGHKPNTDIFKEYLTLDETGYIINTPGTSKTNVEGVFVAGDAADHVYRQAITAAGTGCMAALDAERYLAAKH is encoded by the coding sequence ATGTCAGATACAATCGAAAAAATAAAATGTCTTATTATAGGTTCTGGACCTGCAGGTTATACTGCAGCAATTTATGCCGCCAGAGCCAATATGAATCCAGTATTATACCAAGGAATGCAGCCAGGTGGTCAATTGACTACAACTAACGAAGTAGAAAATTTTCCAGGTTATGTAGATGGTGTCACCGGTCCGGAAATGATGGTGCAGCTACAGCAGCAGGCACAGCGTTTTGGTGCAGATATCCGTGATGGATGGGCTACTAAAGTTGAATTTAACGCTGGTGGAGTTCACAAAGTTTGGATCAATGATAAAATAGAATTGCATTGTGAAACAGTAATTATTTCTACAGGAGCATCAGCTAAATATTTAGGATTAGATTCGGAACAGCATTATTTGAAAATGGGCGGCGGTGTTTCTGCTTGCGCTGTCTGCGACGGATTCTTTTACAGAAACCAAGAAGTAGTTATTGTTGGAGCAGGAGATTCAGCTTGTGAAGAAGCACATTATTTATCTAAATTATGTTCGAAAGTGACAATGCTTGTTCGCAGCGATAAATTTAGAGCATCAAAAATTATGGAAGAGCGTGTCCGCAAAACTGAAAACATTTCTATTTTGATGAACCACGATACAGTTGAAATTTTAGGTGATGGAAATGTGGTAACTGGCGTGAAAGCAAAAAACAAAACAACGGGAGATATTTTTGATATTCCTGCGACAGGTTTCTTTGCAGCTATTGGTCATAAACCCAATACGGATATTTTTAAAGAGTATCTTACCCTTGATGAAACAGGATATATTATTAATACTCCAGGAACTTCAAAAACGAATGTTGAAGGAGTTTTTGTGGCTGGAGATGCTGCAGACCATGTATACCGTCAGGCGATTACTGCTGCAGGAACAGGCTGTATGGCAGCTTTGGATGCTGAAAGATATTTAGCTGCAAAACATTAA
- a CDS encoding phytoene/squalene synthase family protein — MKKLFDELSYEVSKKTTKKYSTSFSLGILALKPSIRPAIYAIYGFVRLADEIVDSFHDFDKKTLLMRFKKETQVALYEKISLNPILQSFQDTVHKYQIDYSLINQFLHSMEMDLEKMDYNSDLYKEYIYGSAEVVGLMCLQVFTNGNKEKYEELKPSAMKLGSAFQKVNFLRDLNEDYRTLGRTYFPNIDMNVFDNKVKKAIESEIEIEFKEALTGIKMLPATSKFGVYLAYRYYLSLFKKIKRTAAENILQERIRIPNFQKMNVMMRSYVRYKIEFLG; from the coding sequence ATGAAAAAGTTATTTGATGAATTGTCCTATGAGGTAAGCAAAAAGACAACTAAAAAGTACAGCACCAGTTTTTCTCTCGGGATTTTGGCACTGAAACCGTCAATCAGGCCTGCGATTTATGCCATTTATGGTTTTGTCAGATTGGCAGATGAGATAGTGGATAGTTTTCATGATTTTGATAAGAAAACACTTTTGATGAGGTTCAAGAAAGAAACTCAGGTTGCTTTATATGAAAAAATATCGCTCAACCCAATTCTGCAGTCATTCCAGGACACTGTGCATAAATATCAGATAGATTACAGCCTGATCAATCAATTTTTGCATAGTATGGAAATGGATTTGGAAAAGATGGATTACAATTCCGATTTGTATAAAGAATATATTTATGGTTCTGCAGAAGTAGTAGGTTTGATGTGTCTTCAGGTTTTTACCAATGGAAATAAAGAGAAATATGAAGAACTGAAGCCATCTGCAATGAAACTGGGTTCTGCTTTTCAAAAGGTGAATTTTTTACGTGATCTGAACGAAGATTATAGGACTTTGGGGCGAACCTATTTTCCTAATATTGACATGAATGTTTTTGATAATAAAGTAAAAAAAGCAATCGAAAGTGAAATTGAAATCGAGTTCAAAGAAGCTCTGACAGGTATTAAAATGCTGCCTGCTACTTCAAAATTTGGCGTTTATTTAGCCTATCGTTATTATTTGTCTTTGTTTAAAAAAATAAAAAGAACCGCTGCCGAGAATATTCTGCAGGAGCGCATCCGTATTCCAAATTTTCAAAAAATGAACGTAATGATGCGCAGTTATGTTCGTTATAAAATTGAGTTTTTAGGATGA
- a CDS encoding SRPBCC family protein — MIYQLYREQQLCCDLSEAWTFFSNPDNLSEITPKNMGFVVLTKNAGDIIYEGMEIDYTVSPLLGIPMKWKTHILQVDFQKSFTDFQAKGPYKLWNHHHEFILNADGVLMKDTVDYELPFGILGQIAHYLFVKKKLNEIFDYRFQYLNKKFNQNQVK; from the coding sequence ATGATATATCAATTATATAGAGAACAACAGCTTTGCTGCGATTTGTCTGAAGCTTGGACTTTTTTTTCCAATCCGGACAATCTTTCGGAGATTACACCAAAGAATATGGGATTTGTTGTGCTTACCAAAAATGCTGGTGATATTATTTACGAAGGAATGGAAATTGATTATACGGTTTCGCCATTATTAGGAATTCCGATGAAATGGAAAACTCATATTCTGCAGGTAGATTTTCAAAAAAGCTTTACCGATTTTCAGGCAAAAGGACCTTACAAGCTTTGGAATCATCACCATGAATTTATTCTTAATGCTGATGGGGTCTTGATGAAAGATACTGTCGACTATGAATTGCCTTTTGGTATTTTGGGCCAGATTGCTCATTATTTATTTGTCAAAAAAAAGCTTAACGAAATCTTTGATTATCGGTTTCAATATTTAAATAAAAAATTTAATCAAAATCAGGTGAAATGA
- a CDS encoding lycopene cyclase domain-containing protein → MKPYTYLLILFFTVFVCFIASFDKRLGFNKHFGAFLKSAVIVGIPFILWDVWFTAHGVWWFNFDYTCGIVITGLPLEEWLFFICIPFSCLFTYFCINKFFKLDWLVGFNNMIVFVSIIVCSLIALLHSDKAYTFVTAIVTVFTLVYLHFFVRAPWISQASMVYLILMLGFFPVNGILTGTGLESPIVNYNPNEFLGIRMLTIPIEDAVYGYSQFLWIVYFFK, encoded by the coding sequence ATGAAGCCGTATACTTATTTACTAATTCTTTTTTTTACAGTTTTTGTATGTTTTATTGCTTCTTTTGATAAAAGATTAGGATTCAATAAACATTTTGGAGCATTTCTAAAATCAGCGGTTATAGTTGGGATCCCTTTTATTTTATGGGATGTTTGGTTTACGGCTCATGGTGTTTGGTGGTTCAATTTTGATTACACTTGCGGGATTGTCATTACAGGTTTACCTCTTGAAGAATGGTTGTTTTTTATCTGTATTCCGTTTTCGTGTCTATTTACTTATTTCTGCATAAACAAGTTTTTTAAATTGGATTGGTTGGTAGGTTTTAATAATATGATTGTCTTTGTAAGCATCATTGTTTGCAGTCTTATTGCTTTGTTGCATTCAGACAAAGCTTATACTTTTGTAACAGCTATTGTTACTGTTTTTACATTAGTTTATCTCCATTTTTTTGTTCGTGCTCCTTGGATTTCTCAAGCTTCTATGGTGTATTTGATTCTAATGCTCGGTTTTTTTCCTGTAAACGGAATATTGACAGGTACAGGATTGGAATCTCCAATTGTGAATTATAATCCTAATGAATTCTTAGGTATTCGAATGCTCACTATTCCCATTGAAGATGCGGTTTATGGCTATAGTCAGTTTTTATGGATTGTTTATTTCTTTAAATAA
- a CDS encoding phytoene desaturase family protein: MDKSNAKKTIAVIGAGFSGLSAAAYLAKAGHNVHIFEKHDQPGGRARQFTTDNGFTFDMGPSWYWMPDIIESFFNDFDCKASDFFELVALNPQFEMIFSDMKMAVPESFQEMKALFESLEKGAGGKLERFMNAAQYKYEVGMKDFVQKPCHNWMEFISPKIASSALKLDLLTNFRSYVAKNFKNQKLRTLMEFPVIFLGASPKDIPALYSLMNYGGYKLGTWYPMGGFYQLVLAMQKVAESQGAFIHFNRTVDKIITEKGKVSSLLINGKNYEFDAVVASSDYHHTETLLEEDERNYSESYWKKRTFAPSCLIYYLGFKDKIPNLRHHTLFFENDLDIHIDAIYGDKRWPEKPLFYACCPSKTDPDVAPAEGENLFLLMPLAIGIDDAESKREEYLAAMIQRVESLTGTQNLQSKIVYKKSYCVSDFASDYNAYGGNAYGLANTLSQTAVLKPKIKNKKIQNLFYTGQLTVPGPGVPPSIISGKIVATEVNQLKRHKDEKVI, translated from the coding sequence ATGGATAAATCAAATGCAAAAAAAACTATTGCAGTAATTGGTGCTGGTTTTTCGGGTCTTTCGGCAGCGGCATATCTTGCCAAAGCTGGTCATAATGTTCATATTTTCGAAAAACATGACCAACCTGGAGGCAGAGCCAGACAATTTACTACCGATAATGGTTTTACTTTTGATATGGGACCGAGCTGGTATTGGATGCCGGATATTATAGAAAGTTTTTTTAACGATTTTGATTGCAAGGCTTCTGATTTTTTTGAATTGGTAGCCCTGAATCCTCAATTCGAAATGATTTTTTCAGATATGAAAATGGCTGTTCCCGAATCTTTTCAGGAGATGAAAGCTTTGTTTGAAAGTTTAGAAAAAGGGGCTGGCGGAAAATTGGAACGTTTTATGAATGCCGCACAGTATAAATACGAGGTTGGCATGAAGGATTTTGTTCAAAAGCCCTGTCACAACTGGATGGAATTTATATCTCCTAAAATTGCTTCGAGTGCATTAAAATTGGATTTGCTCACTAATTTTAGGTCGTATGTAGCTAAGAATTTTAAAAATCAAAAGCTGAGAACATTAATGGAATTTCCCGTAATATTTCTTGGGGCTTCGCCAAAGGATATTCCAGCTTTGTACAGTTTGATGAATTATGGAGGCTATAAACTAGGGACATGGTATCCGATGGGAGGTTTTTACCAATTGGTTTTGGCAATGCAGAAAGTTGCTGAGTCACAAGGTGCTTTTATTCATTTTAATCGGACGGTAGATAAGATTATTACCGAGAAAGGTAAAGTCAGCTCGCTGCTTATCAATGGCAAAAATTATGAATTTGATGCGGTAGTGGCTTCATCAGATTACCATCACACCGAAACATTACTTGAGGAAGACGAACGAAATTATTCTGAATCGTATTGGAAGAAAAGAACTTTTGCTCCTTCATGCTTGATTTATTATTTAGGGTTCAAAGATAAAATACCGAATCTAAGACATCATACATTGTTTTTTGAAAATGATCTGGATATCCATATTGATGCTATTTATGGAGATAAAAGATGGCCTGAAAAACCATTGTTTTATGCCTGCTGTCCATCAAAAACTGATCCAGATGTGGCACCGGCGGAAGGAGAAAACCTTTTTTTACTGATGCCTTTGGCTATCGGAATAGATGACGCCGAATCCAAGAGAGAAGAATATTTGGCAGCAATGATTCAGCGTGTCGAAAGCCTTACAGGAACTCAAAATCTGCAGTCTAAAATAGTGTACAAAAAAAGCTATTGCGTGTCTGATTTTGCCAGTGATTATAATGCATATGGAGGCAATGCGTATGGATTAGCCAATACGCTTTCACAAACCGCAGTTTTGAAGCCAAAAATTAAGAACAAAAAAATACAGAATTTATTTTATACGGGACAATTAACGGTGCCAGGACCTGGTGTTCCACCTTCTATTATATCTGGAAAAATCGTAGCAACAGAAGTAAATCAATTAAAAAGGCATAAAGATGAAAAAGTTATTTGA
- a CDS encoding sterol desaturase family protein has product MINFLIVLAVFISMEGATWLIHKYVMHGFLWILHKDHHDHSSESAFEKNDYFFVIFALPAIALMYFGSLADFNYLFYIGFSITFYGMAYFFVHDIFIHQRIKVLRNTKNMYFLALRRAHKQHHKHLGKMDGECFGFLYVPKKYFKTK; this is encoded by the coding sequence ATGATAAATTTTCTAATCGTACTAGCAGTATTTATTAGCATGGAAGGCGCAACTTGGCTTATCCATAAGTACGTTATGCATGGTTTTTTATGGATTTTGCACAAGGATCATCATGATCACAGCAGCGAAAGCGCATTCGAGAAAAACGATTATTTCTTTGTCATTTTTGCATTGCCGGCGATTGCATTAATGTATTTTGGTTCACTCGCAGATTTTAATTATTTGTTTTATATTGGTTTCTCAATAACTTTTTACGGGATGGCCTATTTTTTTGTGCATGATATTTTTATTCATCAAAGGATAAAAGTATTGCGAAATACTAAAAACATGTATTTTTTGGCACTTCGCAGGGCACACAAACAGCATCATAAACATTTAGGCAAAATGGATGGTGAGTGTTTTGGATTTTTATATGTTCCTAAAAAATATTTCAAAACAAAATAG